One stretch of Argiope bruennichi chromosome 3, qqArgBrue1.1, whole genome shotgun sequence DNA includes these proteins:
- the LOC129963033 gene encoding uncharacterized protein LOC129963033 — protein sequence MVRNTESGMLMIKQLEIQISLELARNSARPMKLIDLALYINALLLTCKNPTNFYGDNLVHMLRNAVDNAQREDTFINPSVYLTLCTNNATTYDDAKKLQDIFLSQNDTISRIDMQALGLLTASCMFRKTNFLNATLYDNIKMEFLRNLKIHGFPGNVYEAALLAQALQEVKVSLRGSTDFILRQQESDGSFGGILATYLALPVLAGRNLIPMNKHCGQQIISDLIPLEVLKNVKRKKMHVQYSLNYGYPPEVTQTIQMHVAEGTNLLDLMRLAQEINSKYRFKLSENRKVPVVFSIGDMPNDVEKGMYWMPYKAVENGSEITNDKHWVPYTGDIKKLILANGDKVLFWYRPL from the exons ATGGTCAGAAATACTGAAAGTGGCATGTTAATGATAAAGCAACTGGAGATACAGATTTCTCTAGAACTTGCTAG aaatagtgCAAGACCCATGAAACTGATAGATCTTGCCCTATACATAAACGCACTTCTTTTAACCTGCAAAAATCCAACGAATTTCTATGGGGACAACCTAGTTCACATGTTGCGCAACGCTGTCGATAATGCACAGAGGGAGGATACGTTTATTAATCCATCTGTTTATTTGACTCTCTGCACCAACAATGCTACTACTTATGATGATGCAAAGAAGCTTCAAGACATATTTTTAAGTCAGAATGATACAATCAGTAGAATAG ACATGCAAGCCTTAGGTTTGTTGACTGCTTCCTGTATGTTTCGAAAGACTAATTTTCTAAATGCTACGTTGTATGACAACATTAAAATGGAGTTTTTACGAAATCTGAAAATCCATGGTTTCCCAGGAAACGTGTACGAAGCAGCTTTACTTGCTCAG GCTCTGCAAGAAGTTAAGGTAAGTCTCAGAGGCTCAACAGATTTCATTCTAAGGCAACAAGAATCAGATGGTTCATTCGGTGGCATTTTAGCTACTTATCTTGCATTGCCGGTTTTAGCTGGAAGAAATCTTATTCCGATGAATAAACACTGTGGCCAACAGATTATATCAG atCTCATACCACTTGAAGTACTGAAAAATGTAAAACGCAAGAAAATGCATGTCCAGTACTCTTTGAATTATGGATATCCACCTGAAGTAACACAAACTATCCAGATGCATGTGGCAGAAGGCACAAATCTTTTGGACCTCATGAGATTGGCACAAGAAATCAATTCGAAATACCG GTTTAAGCTGAGTGAAAACCGTAAAGTTCCGGTAGTTTTTTCTATTGGTGACATGCCCAATGACGTAGAGAAAGGAATGTATTGGATGCCCTACAAAGCAGTTGAAAACGGAAGTGAAATCACCAATGATAAACATTGGGTTCCTTACACTGGAG ACATCAAGAAGTTGATTCTTGCAAATGGAGATAAAGTGTTGTTTTGGTATAGGCCATTGTAA